A stretch of Mytilus edulis chromosome 11, xbMytEdul2.2, whole genome shotgun sequence DNA encodes these proteins:
- the LOC139496133 gene encoding uncharacterized protein: protein MEDTSVDIDLCVHSHQIKLKELCRLCGQGVKQESSCEKTCFATELLQRHNIDIYLDSTSIHPTQLCNACRCSLRRYRNTPTKKRKISQQHDTPVTFVEHSHNCDLCYPDCNVDSFSDQTPLSKVDKIFTEFKTLSFDEKKDLLQKQIDNVKEEIDLKSKIEEFKGLHPYNDKTSLSKFDLKEYFDCFDDFIVELLFWLFGKSKVMNSLPESITVMECMYRLFDSSFIGQWSFLQNIVIFSASKNKNVCNIFGTSVPAAKFSTLSNFLSDIESTEETPCPEGDVIFMFDNEQVIGRNWNIRVKNRIKSSIITNVAVAAVHSHDDTESIQTVEELMPGKWLKSAGNEDTILKLCDETLKEEVGDQDNDTPFFEKLKSVHYEELYRQIDFVINLTEEQLYLDDKTGNFMDNIDQIVKELEELNESVRCPKCNLLLEKNKRKCPVCHILMSEYRKNQEVAQKESEEEEKSKKCTAKLYEKRNNKGLNEDKQSLESVYRYEHITSNHISEGVDVSVLDPVLANPNSIENILYVLRHIGKKAGIKRYVSSGKRYWTVICCDGLPHSLVRRLIEEYLHCSECDVGCLGIKEMEKHAKKVHGGKVSFYYEFDWVLLLTGDGHYEMNLVKSFMELNWEVFMKNFAQKMGWISEAAQKSAKKCSDNHKAWQMILTFHIGTMCELVIPYVAYEKGRNENPSAEGYLTYVKKQGYNSNYMYLFEMVCKYTQGIVNFRMATRRNNWTLLQSAKWMTKELFHGRSHPKYQDIEIYDQFVQHIMPEKVKQFVRLNATMSKTGHPSKGQGYDFILEEENKSLKIWLKRGTPTDKMWFSTCRNHQYLKQIRDHVFSQIKSQSITDGRNINLDEEIFEWRLQLRKTGFLYKYVALTSISGDILCPDLSKFTSDASRKRSYRILDMLLQQEPPSDPTLNFPVYVTYAEQAEYLSFHNLCIRDIDVKIKEGLERIQDEEAKKTMEEFFQTTIKKKRCLKEDHLHVLQTVNEIIENQTEMTIQQPDYNDNDNDDLDEGFSV, encoded by the coding sequence ACTTGTGTGTGCATTCACACCAAATTAAATTGAAAGAGTTGTGTAGATTATGTGGTCAAGGGGTCAAACAAGAGAGTAGTTGTGAAAAAACATGCTTTGCTACCGAATTGCTGCAACGCCACAACATTGATATCTATTTAGACAGCACAAGTATTCATCCAACTCAACTATGTAATGCATGTAGATGTTCCTTAAGACGATATCGAAACACACCTACTAAAAAAAGGAAGATTTCACAACAGCATGATACACCAGTGACATTTGTGGAACACTCACATAACTGTGATTTATGCTATCCAGACTGCAATGTGGATTCATTTTCAGACCAAACCCCTTTATCGAAGGTAGATAAAATTTTCACAGAATTTAAAACACTTTCTTTTGACGAAAAGAAAGACTTGTTgcaaaaacaaattgacaatgtcAAAgaagaaattgatttgaaatcaaAAATAGAAGAATTTAAAGGACTGCATCCATACAATGATAAAACCTCACTTTCAAAATTTGATCTAAAGGAATACTTTGATTGCTTTGACGATTTTATTGTAGAACTACTATTTTGGTTGTTTGGAAAATCAAAAGTTATGAACAGTTTACCAGAATCAATCACAGTCATGGAATGTATGTATCGTCTGTTTGATAGTTCATTTATAGGCcagtggtcatttttacaaaacattgttATTTTCTCAgcttcaaaaaacaaaaatgtctgcAATATCTTTGGAACTTCTGTACCAGCAGCCAAATTTTCCACACTGTCAAATTTTTTATCAGATATTGAAAGCACAGAAGAAACTCCTTGCCCAGAAGGAGATGTCATATTTATGTTTGACAATGAGCAAGTAATTGGACGAAATTGGAACATCAGGGTAAAAAATCGAATCAAATCCTCAATTATTACAAATGTTGCAGTAGCTGCTGTTCATAGCCATGATGATACGGAGAGTATTCAAACAGTAGAAGAACTGATGCCCGGGAAATGGTTAAAATCAGCAGGCAACGAAGATACAATATTAAAGTTATGTGATGAAACTCTCAAGGAAGAAGTTGGTGATCAAGACAATGATAcacctttttttgaaaaattgaaaagcGTTCATTATGAAGAGCTTTATCGACAGATAGACTTTGTCATTAATCTAACTGAAGAACAGTTGTATCTAGATGACAAAACAGGTAACTTTATGGACAACATTGACCAAATTGTTAAAGAGTTGGAAGAATTAAATGAGTCAGTAAGATGTCCTAAATGCAATTTATTGCTGGAAAAGAATAAGAGGAAATGTCCAGTGTGTCACATTCTTATGTCAGAATATAGAAAAAATCAAGAAGTAGCTCAAAAAGAATCTGAAGAGGAAGAAAAGTCAAAGAAATGTACAGCAAAATTATACGAGAAAAGAAACAATAAGGGGCTTAATGAAGACAAACAATCATTAGAGTCTGTTTATCGATATGAACATATTACTAGCAATCATATTTCTGAGGGTGTTGATGTAAGTGTACTTGACCCGGTTCTTGCTAATCCAAACTCTATCGAAAACATTCTCTATGTTTTGCGGCATATTGGTAAGAAAGCGGGCATAAAGCGATATGTTAGTTCTGGTAAGAGATATTGGACAGTCATTTGCTGTGATGGGCTTCCTCACAGTTTAGTTAGAAGGCTTATTGAAGAATATCTACATTGTTCTGAATGTGATGTTGGTTGCCTTGGTATAAAAGAAATGGAAAAACATGCTAAGAAAGTGCATGGAGGTAAAGTTTCATTCTACTACGAGTTTGATTGGGTTTTATTGTTAACTGGTGATGGACACTACGAGATGAACCTAGTTAAAAGTTTTATGGAACTAAATTGGGAGGTTTTCATGAAAAACTTTGCCCAAAAGATGGGATGGATAAGTGAAGCTGCACAGAAATCGGCTAAGAAATGTTCTGACAATCACAAAGCATGGCAAATGATCCTGACATTTCACATTGGCACAATGTGTGAACTTGTTATACCATATGTAGCATATGAAAAGGGAAGAAATGAAAACCCATCGGCAGAAGGATATTTAACTTATGTGAAGAAACAAGGATATAATTCCAATTATATGTACCTTTTTGAAATGGTTTGCAAGTATACTCAGGGAATAGTAAATTTTCGAATGGCTACAAGGCGGAACAATTGGACCCTCCTACAATCTGCAAAATGGATGACTAAGGAACTGTTCCATGGTCGGAGTCATCCCAAGTACCAAGACATTGAGATATACGACCAATTTGTTCAGCATATTATGCCTGAAAAGGTTAAACAGTTTGTTAGGTTAAATGCTACTATGTCAAAAACAGGACACCCTAGCAAAGGTCAGGGATACGACTTTATTTTAGAGGaagaaaacaaatctttaaagaTATGGTTGAAGAGGGGAACTCCGACAGACAAAATGTGGTTCAGCACATGTAGAAATCACCAGTACTTGAAGCAAATAAGGGATCATGTGTTCTCACAAATTAAATCTCAAAGTATCACAGATGGTAGAAATATAAATCTTGATGAAGAAATATTCGAATGGAGGTTACAGCTAAGGAAAACAGGTTTCCTTTACAAATATGTTGCCTTGACATCCATATCTGGAGATATCCTGTGTCCAGATCTTTCAAAATTCACCTCAGATGCAAGCAGAAAACGGTCATACCGAATTTTAGACATGCTTCTTCAACAGGAACCGCCATCTGATCCAACACTAAATTTCCCTGTATATGTTACTTATGCAGAGCAGGCAGAATACCTATCATTTCATAACTTGTGCATTAGAGACATTGATGTAAAGATCAAGGAAGGTTTGGAACGTATCCAAGATGAGGAAGCTAAAAAAACAATGGAGGAGTTTTttcaaacaacaataaaaaagaaGAGGTGTTTGAAGGAGGACCATTTACATGTGCTACAAACAGTGAATGAAATAATAGAAAATCAAACCGAAATGACTATCCAACAACCTGActataatgataatgataatgacgATCTAGATGAGGGATTTTCTGTTTAA
- the LOC139494524 gene encoding uncharacterized protein — translation MPVPEDHLYPLIFDHLDITDITDITDITDIAGVHVSSELVLSSSSAHIEASTSSIGSIITPPPSSSHSSYADHDYDPSLELSPVLPKLGSSTMIGDPIVEPLAEIHVDENEKASMSKDTKRDGRTGRFAVKSGTPEQMKRRRQMADRKKFIRNVDSLMEKVTKFGEDHDESEYFLVVKHKNEVHYTGSTNLLDNFKSNNVIMPFNDTMFHANQESIIQRLNKAKILKTAVQPSPTKGPDQMGFLPGQNVRQSQLINLQLLDIQSPPEEDHVSVESMKKRIFTRKKRQLQKPKPVEVEGSNRGRGRGRGRGRGRGRGRGRGREVD, via the exons ATGCCAGTACCAGAAGATCATTTGTATCCCCTCATTTTCGATCATCTTGACATTACAGACATTACAGACATTACAGATATCACAGATATTGCTGGAGTCCATG TTTCATCAGAATTGGTACTTAGTTCCAGCAGTGCACATATAGAAGCTTCAACATCTTCAATAG GTAGCATCATCACACCACCACCATCCTCATCACATTCATCATATGCTGATCATGATTATGATCCATCTCTAGAACTGTCCCCTGTACTTCCAAAATTGG gATCTTCAACAATGATAGGTGATCCTATAGTAGAACCACTAGCAGAGATTCATGTAGATGAAAATGAAAAAGCTAGCATGTCAAAAG ATACCAAAAGAGATGGAAGAACTGGGCGGTTTGCCGTTAAATCTGGGACGCCAGAACAGATGAAAAGAAGGAGACAGATGGCTGACAGAAAAAAATTTATTAGAAATGTGGACTCCCTAATGGAGAAGGTTACAAAGTTTGGGGAGGATCATGATGAGTCAGAATATTTCTTAGTTGTGAAGCACAAAAATGAGGTGCATTATACTGGCTCTACAAATTTActtgataattttaaatcaaataatgttaTAATGCCATTTAATGATACAATGTTCCATGCTAATCAGGAATCTATAATTCAAAGGCTAAATAAAGCCAAAATACTGAAAACTGCAGTGCAGCCATCCCCAACAAAAGGTCCTGATCAGATGGGATTTCTGCCTGGACAAAATGTCAGACAATCCCAGCTGATCAACCTACAGCTGCTGGATATTCAGTCACCTCCTGAGGAAGATCATGTCAGCGTAGAGTCAATGAAGAAGAGAATATTTACCAGAAAGAAAAGACAATTACAAAAACCCAAACCAGTAGAAGTGGAAGGAAGTAATAGAGGGAGAGGTAGGGGAAGAGGGAGAGGGAGAGGTAGAGGGCGAGGTAGAGGGCGAGGTAGAGAGGTTGACTAA
- the LOC139494964 gene encoding uncharacterized protein — MEQNVNYSFIPDRTDHMTKYKCMDIIKPSIMTEVGLIIKYAPTLSINYTTGTIKCKCDGVPAIYTIYRLDQTSQYGQLVRSVNLNNEAFTLSREALWYQLNGRYVCFVSNGIPDLNGTVLQTTSINVKYEGPPVFTKENRNVNIGEVGKSITLQFYLYSYPKVGYIYIEKLGLNRSQNITMDHYDILEATLHYTEYENKIGIQGYETLVEYTILDIGDFQKYRITAKNRLGASDYHFEIINNENLQWSEKKMTYVWILSSLASVIFVYTTIVQICICVRHEKKKAREHTFVPENQHYLTYDDIGSVNESQSFNNTENENGRHTHLRESSISTVDNQQLVIVSSENNLSDCTLPQLEVTDVQSELKCVPSKETKISNMIVSGISTAEATDVQSALTYVPSNDTHICNTGASGISSADLPSIEKVRSSNQSHSETDDDSIPDLNSQLCNNFGNELSSTSVGDENEDPYETVL; from the exons ATGGAACAAAATGTGAACTATTCGTTTATACCAGACAGAACAGAtcatatgacaaaatataaatgtatggACATTATAAAACCGTCGATAATGACTGAAGTTGGGTTAATCATTAAAT ATGCCCCTACATTGAGTATCAATTATACAACTGGAACTATAAAGTGCAAGTGCGATGGGGTTCCAGCAATTTATACGATTTATCGATTAGATCAAACATCGCAGTATGGGCAACTAGTCCGTTCAGTAAATTTGAATAATGAAGCGTTCACCTTATCTAGAGAGGCTTTGTGGTACCAGCTGAATGGTAGATATGTGTGTTTTGTCAGTAACGGTATACCCGATTTGAATGGAACGGTATTACAAACTACTTCAATAAATGTGAAATATGAAG GACCACCTGTATTTacaaaagaaaacagaaatgTAAACATTGGTGAAGTAGGAAAATCAATTAcacttcaattttatttatacagTTACCCTAAagttggatatatatatattgaaaaattagGACTCAACCGATCGCAAAATATAACGATGGACCACTACGACATTCTAGAGGCTACATTGCATTACAcagaatatgaaaataaaataggaATTCAAGGTTATGAGACTTTAGTTGAATATACAATATTGGACATTGGTGATTTTCAAAAGTATCGTATAACAGCAAAGAATCGCCTTGGTGCAAGTGATTATCATTTCGAAATTATAAACAATG AAAATCTTCAATGGAGTGAGAAAAAGATGACATATGTTTGGATACTTAGCAGTCTAGCTTcggttatttttgtttatacCACAATCGTTCAAATTTGTATCTGTGTAAGACATGAGAAAAAAAAAGCCCGGGAACATACTTTTGTGCCTGAAAACCAGCATTATCTTACTTATGACGACATTGGTTCAGTTAACGAGTCGCAGTCATTCAACAACACCGAAAATGAAAACGGTAGACATACACACCTTCGTGAATCTAGTATCTCAACTGTCGATAATCAACAGTTAGTTATTGTATCCAGTGAAAATAATCTTTCCGATTGTACGCTACCACAGCTTGAGGTAACAGACGTTCAAAGTGAATTAAAGTGTGTTCCATCGAAGGAAACGAAAATTTCTAATATGATTGTTTCAGGAATATCGACAGCTGAGGCAACAGACGTACAAAGCGCACTGACGTATGTTCCTTCGAATGATACGCACATTTGTAATACGGGTGCTTCAGGGATATCGTCAGCTGACTTACCAAGCATAGAAAAGGTCCGAAGCTCTAATCAGAGTCATTCGGAGACTGATGACGATTCAATTCCCGATCTTAATAGCCAACTCTGTAACAATTTTGGTAATGAATTATCTAGTACAAGTGTTGGAGATGAAAATGAAGACCCATACGAAACAGTTTTATAA